The following are encoded together in the Cryomorphaceae bacterium genome:
- a CDS encoding T9SS C-terminal target domain-containing protein, whose translation MTKLYALLIGLMLLGTSVWAQISEGGEPLGKTLSLSLEPVERTQISSFNLQQVQAEDAATEEKHGTYPRIGRVLPVGVNLQDLDAWTEVKGGRVWRHALKSRDAIGLSVQFENFEIPAGAKLFIHTPDYQQVIGAFTDFNNHESGVFSTQPVHGDEVIVEYFEPTAVAGQGQFEIAGLVHVYRMMPQAEGAQRDFGDSDPCQINVNCSEGNNWQDQKRGVVRIFIIEGQFAGWCSGSLINNTAQDCTPYVLTALHCGISASTANMNQWVFFFNYESAGCANGTAGQVPNNTMTGCARIADSGDGGGNSGSDYMLVELNNNVPQGYNPYYNGWRRTNVTSSSGVSIHHPSGDIKKISTYNSNLSSVTWGGPAGTHWMVQWASTANGHGVTEGGSSGSPIFDNQGRIIGTLTGGSSFCTNPTSPDLYGKMSYHWNSNPGDNLSTFLDPISSGVNTLDGANEPCGSSGGGGGCLPGTVSVSLNQNVCPGETGIYNATGVEIPAGGGYAVQFVPGPGGTGGNGTGFSITGVEPLPFEFDNDINGVLSANSFPPLSGTWILTGFVYTDPANAGGSFCGIADDDVTVNFLGAADPACSGSGNDCITDIPFPENDPCVIQVLAQDPFCCDTEWDELCDDQYFDCISGGAECDAGTITSDLTQNICPGEEAIFDASGVDIPQGGNYAIGFDPGPGATGGLADGFSITGVAPLPYEFDAGINGVMAANDLEPLGGQWTVVGIVYTDPDDFAGSICAFTEQEITINFLSAADPLCGGDCITDIPHPLDDPCVIIVLADDPFCCDTEWDELCDAAYADCTSGPPANDDCNDAITISQGVHSFSTVGATTDGPDHPGSDCDAFNQSNVNNDVWYEFTATCDGTGIFSTCGTVDFDTKIAVYSSGVCPPPASALIICNDDFDGCSGFSSYLEWNITEGTTYLLRIGGWGPDDSGSGTFLVNQNCDGAEPDDCLIWVNPTPTTGWNDFNTIFDGAPVPDGSGNCPFNEITVFEVYQSEAYAVDGFMEGVTYTFSHCNGPGAGSWTPTYAIIAPSGAIDASGLGDGDGCSITWTASESGTYLIVINDANSCGVAGNTDNGYPALTCALATSVEEIAVNTFGVFPNPNKGQFNITFEGAGGLAQIDVLEVSGKTVFASQFNFAGEAYLPVDLGRQASGMYFVRITMNDQVNVMKVTVH comes from the coding sequence ATGACCAAATTGTACGCATTGCTGATTGGGCTTATGTTGCTCGGCACTTCGGTGTGGGCGCAAATCAGCGAGGGAGGAGAACCCCTCGGCAAAACCTTATCGCTTTCACTCGAACCCGTGGAGCGAACTCAGATTTCATCTTTTAATCTTCAGCAGGTTCAGGCAGAAGACGCCGCCACCGAAGAAAAGCATGGCACCTATCCTCGCATCGGAAGGGTTTTGCCGGTTGGAGTCAACCTGCAGGACCTTGATGCCTGGACCGAAGTAAAGGGCGGTCGTGTTTGGCGCCACGCCCTGAAGTCTCGCGATGCCATCGGGCTATCGGTTCAATTTGAGAACTTTGAAATCCCGGCCGGTGCAAAGCTCTTCATCCACACACCCGACTACCAGCAAGTGATAGGAGCCTTCACCGATTTCAACAACCACGAAAGCGGCGTATTCAGCACGCAGCCCGTCCATGGCGATGAGGTGATTGTAGAGTATTTTGAGCCTACCGCAGTGGCGGGTCAGGGCCAGTTTGAGATTGCCGGATTGGTACACGTGTACCGCATGATGCCCCAGGCTGAAGGCGCCCAGCGCGATTTTGGAGATTCTGACCCTTGCCAGATAAACGTAAACTGCTCTGAAGGAAACAACTGGCAAGACCAAAAACGTGGAGTAGTGCGCATCTTTATCATCGAAGGCCAGTTTGCCGGCTGGTGCAGCGGCTCATTGATCAACAACACCGCGCAAGATTGCACACCTTATGTGCTTACGGCGCTTCACTGTGGAATCAGTGCATCCACGGCCAACATGAACCAATGGGTGTTTTTCTTCAACTATGAATCTGCGGGCTGCGCCAACGGAACAGCCGGCCAGGTTCCCAACAACACCATGACGGGTTGTGCTCGTATTGCCGATAGTGGTGATGGCGGGGGCAACAGCGGCTCAGATTATATGCTGGTTGAGCTCAACAACAACGTGCCACAGGGCTACAACCCGTATTACAATGGATGGCGCAGAACCAACGTAACCAGCTCAAGCGGCGTAAGCATTCATCACCCATCCGGTGATATAAAGAAAATATCTACCTACAACAGCAATTTGTCGTCTGTAACCTGGGGAGGTCCTGCCGGCACACACTGGATGGTACAGTGGGCTTCTACGGCAAATGGCCACGGTGTAACGGAAGGAGGCTCTTCGGGATCGCCCATTTTTGATAACCAGGGCCGCATTATCGGAACCCTTACGGGTGGAAGCTCTTTTTGCACCAACCCCACAAGCCCTGATTTGTACGGCAAAATGTCTTACCACTGGAACTCAAATCCCGGCGATAACCTCAGCACGTTCCTGGATCCAATCAGCTCAGGAGTTAACACGCTGGACGGCGCCAACGAGCCTTGTGGGTCGAGCGGTGGAGGTGGCGGCTGCCTTCCGGGAACAGTAAGTGTGTCTCTCAACCAAAATGTTTGTCCCGGTGAGACCGGAATCTACAATGCCACAGGGGTTGAAATCCCCGCAGGAGGCGGATATGCAGTACAGTTCGTGCCGGGCCCAGGGGGTACCGGCGGAAATGGAACGGGTTTCTCCATTACCGGAGTTGAGCCGCTTCCGTTTGAGTTTGACAACGACATCAATGGTGTTCTTTCGGCCAACTCTTTTCCGCCGCTTTCTGGTACCTGGATTTTGACCGGCTTTGTGTACACGGATCCGGCCAACGCCGGCGGTAGCTTCTGCGGCATTGCCGACGATGATGTGACGGTAAACTTTTTGGGTGCAGCAGACCCTGCTTGCTCGGGTTCTGGCAATGATTGTATCACGGATATACCCTTCCCTGAAAACGACCCTTGTGTGATTCAGGTGTTGGCACAGGATCCTTTCTGCTGTGACACCGAATGGGATGAGCTTTGCGACGACCAATACTTTGACTGCATTAGCGGAGGCGCAGAGTGCGATGCAGGAACCATAACCAGCGACCTCACTCAGAATATTTGTCCGGGAGAGGAGGCAATCTTTGATGCAAGCGGTGTGGATATTCCCCAAGGCGGAAATTATGCCATCGGCTTTGACCCGGGTCCCGGAGCAACTGGTGGTTTGGCCGACGGGTTCTCCATTACCGGTGTTGCGCCCCTGCCGTATGAATTTGACGCTGGAATCAATGGTGTTATGGCAGCAAATGACCTTGAGCCACTTGGGGGCCAATGGACGGTTGTGGGCATTGTTTACACCGACCCCGATGATTTTGCCGGAAGCATTTGTGCCTTTACCGAGCAAGAAATCACCATCAACTTCCTTTCTGCCGCAGACCCGCTTTGCGGAGGCGATTGTATCACAGACATACCCCATCCGTTGGATGACCCCTGTGTAATCATTGTTCTTGCCGATGACCCCTTCTGCTGCGACACCGAGTGGGACGAACTATGTGACGCGGCCTATGCGGATTGTACTTCCGGGCCACCTGCCAATGATGATTGCAACGACGCAATCACTATTAGCCAGGGAGTTCATTCCTTTAGCACAGTTGGCGCTACCACCGATGGGCCCGATCATCCTGGAAGCGATTGTGACGCCTTTAACCAGAGTAATGTGAACAACGACGTGTGGTATGAATTTACTGCTACCTGTGATGGTACAGGTATTTTCAGCACTTGCGGAACAGTGGACTTCGACACTAAAATTGCCGTGTATAGCAGTGGCGTGTGCCCACCCCCGGCGTCTGCATTGATCATTTGCAACGACGACTTTGACGGGTGCTCAGGCTTCTCCTCATACCTCGAATGGAATATCACCGAAGGAACAACCTACCTGCTTCGCATTGGTGGCTGGGGCCCTGATGACTCAGGGTCAGGAACATTCCTGGTAAACCAGAATTGCGACGGTGCAGAGCCGGACGATTGCCTGATTTGGGTGAACCCAACACCCACTACAGGCTGGAATGACTTCAACACCATTTTCGACGGTGCTCCTGTACCCGACGGCAGCGGCAACTGTCCGTTCAATGAAATAACCGTTTTTGAAGTCTATCAAAGTGAAGCATACGCTGTTGACGGTTTCATGGAAGGCGTAACCTACACCTTTAGCCATTGCAACGGGCCTGGTGCAGGCTCCTGGACACCAACCTATGCAATCATTGCCCCAAGCGGCGCGATCGATGCATCAGGCCTCGGTGATGGCGATGGCTGCTCCATTACGTGGACGGCATCGGAGTCGGGCACCTACCTGATTGTAATCAACGATGCCAATAGCTGCGGTGTGGCAGGTAATACAGACAACGGGTATCCTGCCCTTACCTGTGCCCTGGCAACCAGCGTTGAAGAAATCGCGGTCAACACCTTTGGTGTATTCCCCAACCCCAACAAAGGCCAGTTTAACATTACGTTTGAAGGAGCCGGAGGGCTTGCGCAAATTGATGTGCTGGAGGTAAGCGGTAAAACAGTGTTTGCTTCACAGTTCAATTTTGCAGGTGAAGCCTACCTGCCTGTTGATCTCGGAAGACAAGCCAGCGGAATGTACTTTGTTCGCATCACCATGAATGACCAGGTGAATGTGATGAAGGTTACGGTGCACTAA
- a CDS encoding YceI family protein, with product MNMKTVFSLLICLGLHTWVMAQDKYFTRNGEVDFFSSAPLEDIRAENKGAMCVLDLNTGNVEVSLLIASFSFKKALMQEHFNENYMESGKHPKATFKGVIEDIEKLDLKNPETQTFNATGSLTIKGVEREVSTSVSLKPVNSGMEAQTTFIVKPEDHEIKIPAVVRDNIAREIEVNVNMNLQPLKR from the coding sequence ATGAACATGAAAACAGTGTTTTCTTTACTCATTTGTCTTGGTCTTCACACGTGGGTCATGGCGCAAGACAAATACTTCACCCGAAACGGAGAGGTGGATTTCTTTTCATCCGCACCCCTGGAAGATATCCGCGCCGAAAACAAAGGCGCCATGTGCGTGCTCGACCTCAACACCGGCAACGTAGAGGTAAGTCTTTTGATTGCCTCGTTCTCCTTTAAGAAGGCCCTTATGCAGGAGCATTTCAACGAGAACTACATGGAATCGGGTAAACACCCCAAAGCCACTTTCAAAGGTGTGATTGAGGACATCGAAAAACTCGACCTGAAAAACCCGGAGACCCAAACTTTTAATGCAACCGGAAGCCTGACTATCAAGGGTGTTGAGCGGGAAGTGAGCACCAGCGTATCCCTGAAACCGGTTAACAGCGGAATGGAAGCTCAAACCACATTTATCGTGAAGCCGGAGGATCACGAAATTAAAATACCCGCCGTGGTGCGCGACAATATTGCCCGCGAAATAGAAGTAAACGTGAACATGAACCTTCAACCGCTTAAGCGATGA